In Haemorhous mexicanus isolate bHaeMex1 chromosome 6, bHaeMex1.pri, whole genome shotgun sequence, a single window of DNA contains:
- the CHRM4 gene encoding muscarinic acetylcholine receptor M4 isoform X1, which produces MAAENRSASGGGAPWAGLPDFIFQKELFAARDTDPMHNLSAQPWQAKMANLTYDNFTLGNLSEVAVQPPTNYKTVELVFIATVTGSLSLVTVVGNVLVMLSIKVNRQLQTVNNYFLFSLACADLIIGVFSMNLYTVYIIKGYWPLGAVVCDLWLALDYVVSNASVMNLLIISFDRYFCVTKPLTYPARRTTKMAGLMIAAAWILSFILWAPAILFWQFIVGKRTVPERECYIQFLSNPAVTFGTAIAAFYLPVVIMTVLYIHISLASRSRVRRHKPESRKERKAKSLRFLKGPMVKQNNNNSPKRAVEVKEEVRNGKVDDQASAQTEATGHQEEKETSNESSTVSMTQTTKDKPTAEVLPAGQGQSPAKPRVNPTSKWSKIKIVTKQTGSECVTAIEIVPAKSGASNHNSLANSRPVNVARKFASIARSQVRKKRQMAAREKKVTRTIFAILLAFILTWTPYNVMVLINTFCETCVPETVWSISYWLCYVNSTINPACYALCNATFKKTFKHLLMCQYRNIGTAR; this is translated from the exons aTTTCATCTTCCAGAAGGAGCTATTTGCTGCGAGAGACACAG ATCCCATGCACAacctctctgctcagccctggcaggcaaAGATGGCCAACCTGACCTATGACAACTTTACCCTGGGCAACCTCTCCGAGGTGGCCGTGCAGCCTCCCACTAACTACAAGACAGTGGAGCTGGTTTTCATCGCCACTGTCACCGGCTCACTCAGCCTTGTCACCGTGGTGGGGAACGTCCTGGTGATGCTCTCCATCAAGGTGAACCGCCAGCTCCAGACTGTCAACAACTATTTCCTCTTCAGCCTGGCCTGCGCAGACCTCATCATCGGGGTCTTCTCCATGAACCTCTACACGGTCTACATCATCAAAGGCTACTGGCCACTGGGGGCCGTGGTGTGCGACCTGTGGCTGGCTCTGGACTATGTGGTGAGCAATGCCTCTGTCATGAACCTGCTTATCATCAGCTTTGACCGGTACTTCTGTGTCACCAAGCCCCTGACGTACCCGGCCAGGAGGACCACCAAGATGGCAGGGCTAATGATCGCGGCCGCATGGATATTGTCCTTCATTCTCTGGGCCCCTGCCATCTTGTTCTGGCAGTTCATTGTGGGCAAGAGGACAGTTCCTGAGAGGGAATGTTATATCCAGTTCCTCTCCAACCCAGCGGTGACATTTGGCACAGCCATTGCTGCTTTTTACCTGCCCGTGGTCATCATGACGGTGCTGTACATCCACATCTCCCTGGCCAGCAGAAGCAGGGTAAGGAGGCACAAGCCTGAGagcaggaaagagaggaaagcCAAGTCCCTCAGATTCCTCAAGGGCCCCATGGTCAAACAGAACAACAATAATTCTCCCAAGAGGGCCGTGGAGGtgaaggaggaggtgaggaatGGGAAAGTGGATGACCAGGCATCTGCACAGACAGAGGCCACTGGCCatcaggaggagaaggagacaTCCAATGAGTCCAGCACTGTCAGCATGACCCAGACCACTAAAGACAAGCCCACAGCAGAAGTCTTGCCTGCAGGGCAAGGACAGAGTCCAGCCAAACCCCGGGTGAACCCAACTTCCAAGTGGTCCAAGATTAAGATTGTCACCAAGCAGACTGGGTCTGAATGTGTCACCGCCATTGAGATCGTGCCAGCTAAGTCAGGTGCCTCTAACCACAACTCCCTGGCCAACAGCCGCCCAGTCAATGTTGCCAGGAAGTTTGCCAGCATCGCCAGGAGCCAAGTACGGAAGAAGCGCCAGATGGCTGCCCGAGAGAAGAAAGTCACCCGAACCATATTTGCCATCCTGCTGGCCTTCATACTCACGTGGACACCCTACAACGTGATGGTCCTCATTAACACCTTCTGTGAGACCTGCGTGCCCGAAACAGTGTGGTCCATCAGCTACTGGCTCTGCTATGTCAACAGCACCATCAACCCAGCCTGCTACGCCCTCTGCAATGCCACTTTCAAGAAAACCTTCAAGCACCTTCTCATGTGCCAGTACAGGAACATTGGCACAGCCAGATAA
- the CHRM4 gene encoding muscarinic acetylcholine receptor M4 isoform X2, which translates to MHNLSAQPWQAKMANLTYDNFTLGNLSEVAVQPPTNYKTVELVFIATVTGSLSLVTVVGNVLVMLSIKVNRQLQTVNNYFLFSLACADLIIGVFSMNLYTVYIIKGYWPLGAVVCDLWLALDYVVSNASVMNLLIISFDRYFCVTKPLTYPARRTTKMAGLMIAAAWILSFILWAPAILFWQFIVGKRTVPERECYIQFLSNPAVTFGTAIAAFYLPVVIMTVLYIHISLASRSRVRRHKPESRKERKAKSLRFLKGPMVKQNNNNSPKRAVEVKEEVRNGKVDDQASAQTEATGHQEEKETSNESSTVSMTQTTKDKPTAEVLPAGQGQSPAKPRVNPTSKWSKIKIVTKQTGSECVTAIEIVPAKSGASNHNSLANSRPVNVARKFASIARSQVRKKRQMAAREKKVTRTIFAILLAFILTWTPYNVMVLINTFCETCVPETVWSISYWLCYVNSTINPACYALCNATFKKTFKHLLMCQYRNIGTAR; encoded by the coding sequence ATGCACAacctctctgctcagccctggcaggcaaAGATGGCCAACCTGACCTATGACAACTTTACCCTGGGCAACCTCTCCGAGGTGGCCGTGCAGCCTCCCACTAACTACAAGACAGTGGAGCTGGTTTTCATCGCCACTGTCACCGGCTCACTCAGCCTTGTCACCGTGGTGGGGAACGTCCTGGTGATGCTCTCCATCAAGGTGAACCGCCAGCTCCAGACTGTCAACAACTATTTCCTCTTCAGCCTGGCCTGCGCAGACCTCATCATCGGGGTCTTCTCCATGAACCTCTACACGGTCTACATCATCAAAGGCTACTGGCCACTGGGGGCCGTGGTGTGCGACCTGTGGCTGGCTCTGGACTATGTGGTGAGCAATGCCTCTGTCATGAACCTGCTTATCATCAGCTTTGACCGGTACTTCTGTGTCACCAAGCCCCTGACGTACCCGGCCAGGAGGACCACCAAGATGGCAGGGCTAATGATCGCGGCCGCATGGATATTGTCCTTCATTCTCTGGGCCCCTGCCATCTTGTTCTGGCAGTTCATTGTGGGCAAGAGGACAGTTCCTGAGAGGGAATGTTATATCCAGTTCCTCTCCAACCCAGCGGTGACATTTGGCACAGCCATTGCTGCTTTTTACCTGCCCGTGGTCATCATGACGGTGCTGTACATCCACATCTCCCTGGCCAGCAGAAGCAGGGTAAGGAGGCACAAGCCTGAGagcaggaaagagaggaaagcCAAGTCCCTCAGATTCCTCAAGGGCCCCATGGTCAAACAGAACAACAATAATTCTCCCAAGAGGGCCGTGGAGGtgaaggaggaggtgaggaatGGGAAAGTGGATGACCAGGCATCTGCACAGACAGAGGCCACTGGCCatcaggaggagaaggagacaTCCAATGAGTCCAGCACTGTCAGCATGACCCAGACCACTAAAGACAAGCCCACAGCAGAAGTCTTGCCTGCAGGGCAAGGACAGAGTCCAGCCAAACCCCGGGTGAACCCAACTTCCAAGTGGTCCAAGATTAAGATTGTCACCAAGCAGACTGGGTCTGAATGTGTCACCGCCATTGAGATCGTGCCAGCTAAGTCAGGTGCCTCTAACCACAACTCCCTGGCCAACAGCCGCCCAGTCAATGTTGCCAGGAAGTTTGCCAGCATCGCCAGGAGCCAAGTACGGAAGAAGCGCCAGATGGCTGCCCGAGAGAAGAAAGTCACCCGAACCATATTTGCCATCCTGCTGGCCTTCATACTCACGTGGACACCCTACAACGTGATGGTCCTCATTAACACCTTCTGTGAGACCTGCGTGCCCGAAACAGTGTGGTCCATCAGCTACTGGCTCTGCTATGTCAACAGCACCATCAACCCAGCCTGCTACGCCCTCTGCAATGCCACTTTCAAGAAAACCTTCAAGCACCTTCTCATGTGCCAGTACAGGAACATTGGCACAGCCAGATAA
- the MDK gene encoding midkine, translating to MQVRSLFLLLVLILVAATTEAGKNKKEKAKKDGSKCEDWRWGPCVPNSKDCGLGYREGTCRDESKKLKCKIPCNWKKKFGADCKYKFESWGGCSAQTGLKTRSGILKKALYNAQCEETVYVTKPCSSKIKSKSKAKKGKGKD from the exons ATGCAGGTTCGGagtctcttcctcctcctggtgCTGATCCTGGTGGCTGCCACCACCGAGGCTGGCAAGAACAAGAAAG aaaaggcaaagaaggaTGGCTCCAAGTGCGAGGACTGGCGCTGGGGACCCTGTGTTCCCAACAGTAAGGACTGTGGCCTGGGCTACCGCGAGGGAACTTGCAGAGATGAGAGTAAGAAGCTCAAGTGCAAGATCCCTTGCAACTGGAAGAAGAAATTTGGAG CTGACTGCAAGTACAAATTCgagagctggggaggctgcagtgcTCAGACCGGCCTGAAGACTCGCTCCGGCATCCTGAAGAAAGCCCTGTACAATGCCCAGTGTGAGGAGACTGTCTATGTGAccaagccctgctcctccaAGATCAAGTCGAAGTCCAAAG CAAAGAAGGGCAAGGGGAAGGACTAG